In one Flavobacteriales bacterium genomic region, the following are encoded:
- the ispE gene encoding 4-(cytidine 5'-diphospho)-2-C-methyl-D-erythritol kinase, whose amino-acid sequence MNLMMQTEVNSNFASVISYPNAKINLGLNVIRKRADGFHDIESVFYPIPWHDILEIVADKGKGKVTFTSSGIEIVSDGKPNLCERVYHLLHQEFGLPSVRMHLHKIIPIGAGLGGGSADAAFAAVMLNDMFDLGITETKLEEIVAKVGSDCPFFVSNKPAYVTGRGEILEPFDLELSGYWIVLVNPNIHIGTKEAYEGIRPQATETLLLSSLSKDVAHWKHSVKNDFELSIFPKYPAIADLNMKLYELGADYAAMTGSGSTVFGLFENEPAELNFPQGFSVKIAQL is encoded by the coding sequence ATGAATTTAATGATGCAGACCGAAGTGAATTCTAATTTCGCCTCCGTGATTTCTTACCCAAACGCAAAGATCAATCTTGGACTGAACGTTATTCGCAAACGTGCGGATGGCTTCCATGATATTGAAAGTGTCTTCTACCCTATTCCGTGGCACGACATCTTAGAAATTGTTGCCGACAAGGGAAAAGGGAAAGTGACTTTCACTTCATCAGGAATTGAAATTGTTTCTGACGGAAAACCGAACCTCTGCGAACGCGTTTATCACTTGCTTCATCAAGAATTTGGGCTTCCTTCTGTTCGAATGCACTTGCACAAGATCATTCCTATTGGAGCAGGTTTAGGCGGTGGAAGTGCCGATGCGGCTTTCGCAGCTGTAATGCTCAACGATATGTTCGACCTTGGTATCACAGAAACAAAACTTGAAGAAATTGTTGCGAAAGTTGGAAGCGATTGTCCGTTTTTCGTTTCAAACAAGCCTGCATACGTTACTGGGCGAGGAGAAATTCTTGAACCATTTGACCTTGAACTTTCTGGTTATTGGATCGTTCTCGTAAATCCTAACATACATATTGGAACCAAGGAAGCGTACGAAGGAATTAGACCGCAAGCAACTGAAACGTTGCTTCTTTCCTCGCTTTCGAAGGATGTGGCACATTGGAAACATAGCGTGAAGAATGATTTTGAACTATCGATCTTTCCAAAATATCCCGCTATTGCTGATTTGAACATGAAACTGTACGAACTCGGAGCAGATTATGCAGCAATGACCGGAAGCGGATCAACAGTCTTTGGTCTATTTGAAAATGAACCTGCTGAATTGAACTTTCCGCAAGGCTTTTCAGTAAAAATTGCACAATTGTGA
- a CDS encoding NADPH-dependent 2,4-dienoyl-CoA reductase, translating into MSHPKYPHLFEPLDLGFTKLRNRTLMGSMHTGLEEEKGGYERMAAYFGERAEGGCGLIVTGGIAPDVHGWTSPFASTLTNKSTADKHKVITEAVHRHDGKICLQILHTGRYSYSPIAVAPSALKSPISPFKPWALSKWGIERTIKHFVRCAKLAQYANYDGVEIMGSEGYLINQFIAKKTNHRTDEWGGSYENRIRFALEIVRRTREAVGTNFIIIFRLSMLDLVQGGSTWPEVVQLAKELEKAGVTIINTGIGWHEARIPTIGTMVPRAAFTWVTRKMKGEVSIPLITTNRINDPKVAEEIIARGDADMVSMARPFLADSHLVKKAEEGRESEINTCIACNQACLDHVFQRKIVSCLVNPRACHETELNYKATTAKKKIAVVGAGPAGLAAATVAAERGHSVTLFEADKEIGGQFNIAKQIPGKEEFYETIRYFDTKIKKHGVDLKLNTWADEASLAGFDEVLLGTGITPRKPNIPGIDHPMVLSYLDVLRDKKAVGKRVAIIGAGGIGFDVAEYLTHEGQPTSLNLAAFLEEWGIDANNEVRGGIEGIQPHPEPSPREVYLLQRKESKVGAGLGKTTGWIHRLALKNKNVQMMNNVQYDKIDDKGLHVTIKGQPELLEVDNVIICAGQESNNKMFEPLKAKGINVHLIGGADLASELDAKRAIDQGSRLAAAL; encoded by the coding sequence ATGAGCCACCCCAAATATCCGCATCTCTTCGAACCACTTGATCTTGGTTTTACCAAGTTGAGAAACAGAACCTTGATGGGTTCTATGCACACCGGATTGGAAGAAGAAAAAGGTGGTTACGAACGCATGGCCGCTTACTTTGGCGAACGTGCAGAAGGTGGTTGCGGCCTCATCGTTACGGGTGGAATTGCGCCCGATGTGCACGGATGGACGAGTCCATTCGCCAGTACTTTAACGAACAAAAGCACTGCTGATAAACACAAGGTGATCACCGAAGCAGTACACAGGCACGATGGAAAGATCTGCCTGCAGATCCTACACACAGGTCGTTACAGTTATAGCCCGATTGCGGTGGCGCCATCGGCTCTAAAATCTCCGATTTCACCGTTCAAACCGTGGGCGTTGAGCAAATGGGGCATTGAGCGTACCATCAAGCATTTTGTGCGCTGCGCGAAGTTGGCGCAGTACGCGAATTATGATGGCGTAGAGATCATGGGTTCCGAAGGATACCTCATCAATCAGTTCATTGCAAAAAAGACCAATCATCGAACAGATGAATGGGGCGGTTCTTACGAAAATCGAATTCGTTTTGCTTTGGAAATTGTGCGCAGAACGCGAGAAGCAGTTGGCACCAATTTCATCATCATCTTCCGCCTTTCTATGCTCGATCTTGTACAAGGAGGAAGCACATGGCCTGAAGTGGTGCAATTGGCGAAGGAATTGGAGAAAGCTGGTGTTACCATCATCAACACTGGAATTGGTTGGCATGAGGCCAGAATCCCAACAATTGGAACAATGGTTCCCCGAGCTGCATTTACGTGGGTGACTCGCAAAATGAAAGGTGAAGTTTCGATTCCGCTCATCACCACCAACCGAATCAATGACCCAAAAGTGGCCGAAGAGATCATTGCCCGTGGCGATGCGGACATGGTTTCGATGGCACGTCCGTTTTTGGCCGATTCTCATTTGGTGAAGAAGGCCGAGGAAGGAAGAGAAAGCGAGATCAACACCTGTATTGCTTGCAACCAAGCTTGTTTGGATCACGTTTTTCAGCGTAAAATCGTGAGTTGCCTCGTCAATCCGCGTGCTTGCCACGAAACGGAATTGAATTACAAGGCTACTACAGCAAAAAAGAAAATTGCAGTTGTAGGCGCTGGACCTGCAGGGTTGGCAGCCGCAACCGTGGCTGCAGAACGTGGTCATTCCGTCACGCTTTTCGAAGCCGATAAGGAAATCGGTGGTCAGTTCAATATCGCGAAGCAGATTCCTGGAAAGGAGGAATTCTACGAGACCATCCGCTACTTCGATACCAAGATCAAGAAACATGGCGTTGATCTGAAATTGAATACTTGGGCTGATGAAGCTTCTTTAGCTGGATTTGACGAAGTGCTCCTCGGAACAGGCATCACACCTCGAAAACCGAACATTCCAGGCATCGATCATCCAATGGTTTTGAGCTATTTGGATGTGCTTCGCGATAAGAAAGCTGTTGGAAAACGTGTAGCTATCATTGGTGCTGGAGGAATTGGATTCGATGTGGCTGAATACTTGACTCACGAAGGTCAACCAACATCTTTGAACTTGGCAGCATTCCTCGAAGAATGGGGAATCGATGCGAATAATGAAGTGCGTGGCGGAATAGAAGGCATTCAGCCGCATCCTGAACCATCTCCACGGGAGGTGTATCTGCTTCAACGGAAAGAATCGAAGGTTGGTGCTGGATTGGGAAAAACCACTGGTTGGATCCATCGCTTGGCGCTAAAGAACAAGAACGTACAGATGATGAATAACGTTCAGTATGACAAGATCGATGATAAAGGATTGCATGTCACCATTAAAGGTCAACCAGAATTGTTGGAAGTAGATAACGTGATCATCTGTGCTGGTCAGGAAAGCAACAATAAGATGTTCGAACCGCTGAAAGCAAAAGGAATCAACGTGCATTTGATCGGTGGTGCCGATCTTGCTTCAGAATTGGATGCCAAACGAGCCATTGACCAAGGAAGTAGATTGGCTGCCGCATTGTAA
- a CDS encoding DNA-3-methyladenine glycosylase I, with product MNHHPQAKKRCGWVSDDPLYISYHDEEWGVPLFDEQRLFEFLILETFQAGLSWITVLRKRENFRAAFDHFDVKKVATYDDAKLESLMADAGIIRNGAKIRAAVSNAQAFIQIQKEFGSFSKYIWDFVDGKPMQNSLASLKDIPAKTELAEQISKALKKRGFKFVGPTVIYAHMQATGMVNDHTVDCFRHKEVQTL from the coding sequence ATGAATCATCATCCACAAGCAAAAAAACGTTGCGGCTGGGTTTCTGATGATCCGCTTTACATCTCTTATCACGATGAAGAATGGGGAGTGCCGCTGTTTGATGAACAGCGGCTTTTCGAGTTTCTGATATTAGAGACATTCCAAGCCGGATTGAGTTGGATCACAGTGCTTCGCAAGCGCGAGAATTTCCGTGCGGCATTCGACCATTTTGACGTAAAAAAAGTGGCCACATACGATGATGCTAAGCTTGAAAGCCTGATGGCTGACGCTGGTATTATCCGAAATGGAGCCAAGATTCGCGCAGCTGTTTCAAATGCGCAGGCTTTCATTCAAATTCAAAAGGAATTCGGTTCGTTCAGCAAATACATTTGGGATTTTGTAGATGGGAAGCCGATGCAGAATTCCTTGGCTTCGCTAAAAGACATTCCTGCCAAAACTGAATTGGCCGAACAGATCAGTAAAGCCCTCAAGAAACGCGGATTCAAATTCGTTGGGCCAACAGTTATCTACGCTCACATGCAGGCAACTGGTATGGTAAACGACCATACGGTAGATTGCTTCCGTCACAAGGAAGTTCAGACACTTTGA
- a CDS encoding DUF2062 domain-containing protein has product MNYRSELKQMGICVIVPTYNNHKTVKRVIESVLEYTDDLIVVNDGATDGTPAILDEFGDRIVLISYAPNKGKGYALRMAFAKATELGYHYVITIDSDGQHFANDIPKFIEVHRSHPDAVIMGARNLEAHGMAAKSSFANRFSNFWFRLQTGIYMPDTQTGFRLYPLEKIRNLTLFTNRFEFEIEVIVKLAWRDVPFVSVPIQVKYDPNERVSHFRPGPDFTRISFLNAWFTILTALYHLPRRLLLKGKLLKLIKEEAIKPEETNLRKAASIGFGFFFGILPIWGFQLLIGIPTAIFLRMNKVLFITAANISLPPLIPFIIFFSYLMGQPFVDGEPIPFDKLSELSLDNIHDSYIQYVIGAILLAISTGLMGFLVSWITLTVLRKDPEAVQSV; this is encoded by the coding sequence ATGAATTACCGTTCTGAACTCAAGCAAATGGGAATTTGCGTGATTGTTCCTACATACAACAATCACAAAACGGTCAAACGCGTTATTGAAAGTGTGTTGGAATACACGGATGATCTAATCGTTGTGAATGATGGTGCCACAGATGGAACGCCAGCTATTCTGGACGAATTTGGAGATAGGATCGTTCTCATTTCGTACGCTCCCAACAAAGGAAAAGGCTATGCACTGCGGATGGCTTTCGCTAAAGCAACGGAACTGGGTTATCACTACGTTATTACGATTGATAGCGATGGGCAGCATTTTGCCAATGATATTCCAAAATTCATTGAAGTGCATCGAAGTCACCCGGATGCGGTAATTATGGGCGCCCGTAATTTGGAGGCACACGGAATGGCAGCTAAAAGCAGCTTCGCTAACCGTTTTTCCAATTTCTGGTTCCGATTACAAACGGGAATTTACATGCCCGACACGCAGACGGGTTTTCGTTTGTATCCGCTCGAAAAGATCAGGAACCTTACGCTGTTCACCAATCGGTTTGAGTTTGAAATTGAGGTGATTGTGAAACTTGCTTGGCGCGATGTGCCGTTCGTTTCCGTACCGATACAAGTGAAGTACGATCCTAATGAACGTGTTTCACATTTCCGTCCAGGACCAGATTTCACGCGTATCAGTTTTCTCAATGCGTGGTTCACGATTCTTACAGCGTTGTATCATCTTCCACGAAGACTGCTTTTGAAAGGGAAGCTGCTCAAGCTTATCAAAGAAGAAGCCATCAAACCAGAGGAAACCAATCTGCGCAAGGCGGCAAGCATCGGTTTCGGGTTCTTCTTCGGAATTCTACCTATTTGGGGATTTCAGTTGTTAATTGGTATTCCAACCGCCATTTTTCTACGGATGAATAAGGTGCTGTTCATTACAGCGGCAAACATCAGTTTGCCACCGCTCATTCCGTTCATCATCTTCTTCAGCTACTTAATGGGACAGCCGTTCGTGGATGGCGAACCAATTCCATTTGATAAACTATCTGAGCTATCGCTGGATAATATCCACGATAGTTACATCCAATATGTGATTGGAGCAATTCTGCTCGCAATCTCTACAGGATTGATGGGTTTCTTGGTGAGTTGGATAACGCTTACAGTCCTTCGGAAAGACCCTGAAGCGGTTCAAAGTGTCTGA
- a CDS encoding outer membrane lipoprotein carrier protein LolA — protein MPKITTFFLFILFPFFLFAQDWKTIEASDPMLTGLKSTLAGMNSIKGDIKQEKSFAFLTDKLVSTGIFLYQKESKLRWEFKEPIDYVILINESTMRLREEGVEKKYKGMNQILRQVKEIILGCIDGSIMSNSNYKTVFSTDGTNIRIQLQPKEKNLKEFIKQIDVEFAKSGSILKKVTLTDPSGDMTDIHFSNVQSNQKIDAALFADF, from the coding sequence ATGCCTAAAATCACAACATTTTTCCTTTTCATCCTTTTTCCATTTTTCCTTTTCGCGCAGGATTGGAAAACGATTGAAGCGAGCGACCCGATGCTAACGGGGTTGAAATCAACTTTGGCGGGAATGAATAGCATCAAAGGCGATATCAAGCAAGAAAAGAGCTTTGCATTTCTAACAGATAAACTCGTTTCCACAGGCATTTTCCTCTATCAGAAGGAAAGCAAATTGCGTTGGGAGTTCAAAGAGCCAATTGATTATGTCATTCTCATCAACGAGAGCACCATGCGCTTGCGCGAAGAGGGCGTGGAGAAGAAATACAAGGGGATGAACCAGATCTTGCGGCAAGTGAAGGAGATCATTCTTGGTTGTATTGATGGTTCGATCATGAGTAATTCGAACTACAAAACGGTGTTCTCGACAGACGGAACCAACATTCGAATTCAGCTTCAACCGAAGGAGAAGAACCTGAAGGAATTCATCAAGCAGATTGATGTCGAGTTTGCAAAATCGGGTTCCATTCTAAAGAAAGTAACTTTGACCGATCCGTCTGGCGACATGACGGACATTCATTTCTCGAACGTTCAGTCCAACCAAAAGATAGATGCGGCTCTTTTTGCTGATTTTTAG
- a CDS encoding polysaccharide deacetylase family protein translates to MNFQRLNILAIGFVLVLIPAITLGFITWKVLIILLLAYSITLGWGVFDIGSQFFIPTFWRGEKGTVSFTFDDGPDPEVTPKVLDVLREEGVKAAFFVIGRNAEKHPKLLKQIMDEGHVIGNHTYNHDYVFSKAAAEKQVTEGQEAIEKIIGKKPAYFRPPFGVMTPEIASAIRKEKCTVIGWDIRSQDGRIRTKDATIKRISAHLEKSTVLLFHDTNPTTPDALREIIHLCRQNGMKIVSVPEQSGIEPYHA, encoded by the coding sequence TTGAACTTCCAACGACTGAACATACTGGCTATTGGATTTGTCCTCGTTCTAATTCCAGCCATCACACTTGGATTTATTACATGGAAAGTCCTTATTATTCTATTGCTCGCGTATTCAATCACACTTGGTTGGGGTGTTTTCGACATCGGTTCGCAGTTTTTCATCCCGACTTTTTGGAGAGGCGAGAAGGGAACGGTCAGTTTTACCTTCGATGATGGCCCAGACCCAGAAGTGACGCCAAAGGTGCTGGATGTGCTTCGTGAGGAAGGAGTGAAGGCCGCATTTTTCGTCATAGGAAGAAATGCTGAGAAACATCCGAAGCTACTGAAACAGATCATGGATGAAGGTCATGTGATCGGGAATCACACCTACAATCATGATTACGTGTTCTCAAAAGCTGCAGCTGAAAAACAAGTAACGGAAGGACAAGAAGCCATTGAGAAGATCATCGGTAAGAAACCAGCCTATTTCCGGCCTCCATTTGGCGTAATGACGCCAGAGATTGCTTCCGCTATCCGAAAGGAAAAATGCACGGTCATCGGTTGGGATATCCGTTCGCAGGATGGACGCATTCGCACAAAAGATGCGACCATCAAGCGAATCAGTGCGCACCTCGAAAAATCAACCGTACTGTTGTTCCACGATACCAATCCGACAACGCCTGATGCACTTCGCGAGATTATTCATCTTTGCAGGCAGAATGGCATGAAGATCGTTTCAGTGCCAGAGCAATCGGGAATTGAACCCTACCATGCCTAA
- a CDS encoding 4-hydroxy-3-methylbut-2-enyl diphosphate reductase, with translation MKQFDIPEFYRSPIIGPLKEMRKSKDPRKQDFTPTLLDFGPVQFYIARHFGFCYGVENAIEISYRALSENPGKQIFLLSQMIHNPAVNDDLQGHGIQFIMDTYGNQLIPWDDISSDDIVITPAFGTTVEIEDLLKQKGIQPELYNTTCPFVEKVWKRSSKLGEDDFTVIIHGKQKHEETRATFSHSYQNAPSLVIKDLNEAHILGEIIMGKRPVEEFENQFRDRASEGFDPNTHFDRIGVVNQTTMLATETQAIADHLKNVVLEKFGEANSKQHFADTRDTLCYATNDNQSATYGLMETDADLAIVVGGYNSSNTSHLVELLEEKFPTYFISSENEIKDDASVEHFNFHEGTIGQTSDFLPKTDRPLKIALTSGASCPDSVVDRVLQKVLSYFTGSREIGKVMEELEVN, from the coding sequence ATGAAACAGTTCGACATACCTGAGTTTTACCGTAGTCCGATCATCGGACCGCTGAAAGAAATGCGCAAGAGCAAAGATCCGCGTAAGCAGGACTTTACGCCAACGTTGCTCGACTTCGGTCCGGTTCAGTTTTACATCGCGCGGCATTTTGGCTTCTGTTATGGAGTGGAGAATGCGATTGAAATATCCTATCGCGCACTAAGCGAGAATCCAGGGAAACAGATTTTTCTCTTGAGTCAAATGATCCATAACCCTGCTGTGAATGACGATCTTCAAGGTCATGGTATTCAATTTATCATGGATACCTACGGAAATCAGCTTATTCCTTGGGATGATATTTCTTCGGATGATATTGTCATTACGCCTGCATTCGGAACAACGGTTGAGATTGAAGATCTATTGAAACAAAAAGGCATTCAGCCTGAATTGTACAATACAACATGTCCGTTTGTCGAGAAAGTATGGAAACGGTCTTCCAAATTGGGTGAGGACGATTTTACCGTCATTATTCACGGAAAACAGAAACACGAAGAAACGCGAGCAACGTTTTCGCACAGCTATCAAAATGCGCCATCGTTGGTCATAAAAGACCTGAATGAAGCGCACATTTTGGGCGAGATCATTATGGGCAAACGCCCGGTGGAAGAGTTTGAAAATCAATTTCGTGATCGTGCATCCGAAGGTTTTGACCCGAACACACATTTCGACCGCATTGGAGTGGTGAACCAAACAACCATGTTGGCCACGGAAACACAGGCCATTGCCGATCACCTCAAAAATGTGGTGCTTGAGAAATTTGGGGAAGCGAATTCTAAGCAACATTTTGCTGATACGCGTGACACGCTTTGCTATGCTACCAACGATAATCAATCTGCAACGTACGGCTTGATGGAAACCGATGCTGACCTGGCCATTGTGGTTGGAGGTTACAATAGTTCCAATACATCGCATTTGGTGGAGTTGCTCGAAGAGAAATTCCCAACCTATTTTATCAGTTCAGAGAATGAGATAAAAGATGATGCAAGCGTTGAGCATTTCAATTTCCATGAAGGAACTATTGGTCAAACGTCCGATTTCTTACCCAAAACCGACCGACCATTGAAAATTGCATTGACCAGTGGTGCATCGTGCCCTGATTCGGTGGTTGACCGTGTGCTTCAAAAAGTGCTTTCCTACTTTACTGGAAGTCGGGAAATAGGGAAGGTGATGGAGGAGTTGGAGGTGAATTAA
- a CDS encoding beta-ketoacyl synthase chain length factor, giving the protein MYLGAATCISFQDTFGNENPWSSLAAINGETQLVQPDYKEFVSPAALRRMSSVLKMGAAGGKSCLYKAGLENADAITVGTGLGCVRDTLKFLKAVYEDGEGGLSPTAFIQSTHNSIAGQLALMLGNHGYNMTHVQGGLSLAYALSDAELLIGEGDAETVLVGAVDEKTEELVELLSKLADTVSYKLPEVGEGGAFFLASKEKLNSSVAKMVGLNLSGKLEVDADLVLSNTDQGFNYTQFSGEHFTSVGFGLFMALKAFELGKVDNGHISFDHPTRILVHHKLLGQEMSILLEKL; this is encoded by the coding sequence ATGTATTTAGGAGCCGCCACTTGCATATCGTTTCAAGACACTTTCGGGAATGAAAACCCTTGGAGTTCACTCGCTGCAATCAACGGGGAAACGCAACTTGTCCAGCCTGATTACAAGGAATTTGTGAGCCCAGCAGCCTTGCGAAGAATGAGCAGCGTTCTAAAAATGGGTGCTGCAGGCGGTAAATCGTGTTTGTATAAAGCAGGATTGGAAAATGCAGATGCCATTACGGTTGGAACTGGCCTTGGCTGCGTTCGCGACACACTCAAGTTCTTGAAAGCGGTTTATGAAGATGGTGAAGGAGGACTTTCGCCTACGGCATTCATCCAATCCACGCATAATTCCATTGCTGGACAATTGGCGTTAATGCTCGGAAACCATGGTTACAACATGACGCATGTGCAAGGCGGGTTGTCGTTGGCCTATGCGCTTTCAGATGCAGAATTATTGATTGGTGAAGGTGATGCTGAGACGGTGCTGGTTGGTGCTGTCGATGAGAAAACGGAGGAATTGGTAGAATTGCTTTCTAAACTTGCTGATACCGTCAGTTATAAATTGCCAGAAGTAGGCGAGGGCGGAGCGTTCTTTCTTGCTTCCAAGGAAAAATTGAATTCATCTGTTGCCAAAATGGTCGGATTGAATTTGTCGGGAAAACTGGAGGTTGATGCAGACCTCGTGCTTTCAAACACGGATCAAGGATTCAATTACACCCAATTCTCAGGCGAGCATTTCACCTCTGTTGGTTTCGGACTTTTCATGGCGCTAAAGGCTTTTGAACTAGGAAAAGTTGACAACGGTCACATTTCATTCGACCATCCAACGCGTATTTTAGTGCATCATAAGTTGCTCGGACAGGAAATGAGCATCTTGCTTGAAAAGCTTTGA
- the porQ gene encoding type IX secretion system protein PorQ gives MRIRLLSILAFTLSASAAFAQLGGSSTYSFMDMTASARNAAMGGDQIAIKDGDLDLVYLNPAILDSSMNKYLVTDFTNYYGGINYGYIGYGHTFNKIGNMAFGVMYANYGNFTRADVNGTVQGNFSANETLLHATYARPFGKFFSTGANLKLIYSQLADYSSVGMAVDLAATFYHPQKNWTVSLVARNLGSQLKPYVTGQYEPLPLSLDLGVSHKLKYIPLRLSMTIVDLQKPDLTYKDPTNSPPDIDPLTGEAIKQKSNVGDAIMRHFIFSTELTIARRIFIRAGYNYGRRQEFKVASKPATVGFSWGIGIKVNRFTFSYSRATYHLAGGTNQISISTNLGTHIKMPKRVQKEPKKDKPATDG, from the coding sequence ATGCGAATTCGACTCCTATCCATCCTTGCCTTTACACTTTCTGCTTCTGCTGCATTTGCGCAGCTTGGTGGAAGTTCTACCTATAGTTTTATGGACATGACGGCTTCGGCCCGAAATGCAGCGATGGGTGGTGATCAAATTGCCATCAAAGACGGGGATCTTGATCTGGTTTACTTGAATCCGGCCATTTTGGACAGTTCCATGAACAAGTATCTCGTCACTGATTTCACCAATTATTATGGTGGCATCAACTACGGATACATTGGCTACGGACACACGTTCAATAAGATCGGCAACATGGCATTTGGCGTGATGTATGCCAATTATGGAAATTTTACGCGAGCGGATGTGAACGGAACCGTTCAAGGAAACTTTTCGGCCAACGAGACGCTGCTTCACGCTACGTATGCACGCCCATTTGGAAAATTCTTCTCTACCGGAGCGAATCTTAAACTCATTTATTCACAACTGGCCGATTACAGCAGTGTTGGAATGGCGGTTGACCTAGCGGCAACGTTTTATCATCCACAGAAAAATTGGACAGTAAGTTTGGTAGCGCGAAATCTTGGTTCTCAATTGAAGCCATATGTTACTGGTCAGTACGAGCCCCTTCCGCTTAGCTTGGATCTTGGAGTCAGTCATAAACTGAAATACATTCCACTTCGCTTGTCAATGACCATTGTGGACCTTCAGAAACCAGATCTTACTTACAAAGACCCAACCAATTCTCCTCCAGACATTGATCCGCTTACTGGCGAAGCGATCAAGCAGAAATCGAACGTTGGAGATGCCATCATGCGGCATTTCATTTTCAGTACGGAGTTGACCATTGCCCGAAGAATCTTTATTCGTGCTGGATATAACTACGGCAGACGCCAAGAATTCAAAGTGGCCAGCAAACCTGCAACAGTCGGATTCTCGTGGGGAATTGGAATCAAGGTCAATCGATTCACATTTTCATACAGCCGCGCCACGTACCACTTGGCTGGTGGAACCAACCAGATTTCGATTTCAACCAATTTGGGTACGCATATAAAAATGCCCAAACGAGTACAGAAAGAACCGAAAAAAGATAAGCCAGCTACCGATGGATAA
- the cmk gene encoding (d)CMP kinase, with amino-acid sequence MDKITIAIDGYSSCGKSTLAKQLAAKLNYTYVDSGAMYRAMALFAIEHGLATKEYVDKDSLVLELNNIDIDLNYDSNTKRVTTFLNGKNVEEEIRSMRVSEVVSFVSVIKEVRAKLRSLQQELGKRGGVVMDGRDIGTAVFPHAELKIFMTASPDVRAQRRFDELKANGKDVSLEEVRNNLLSRDQEDTSRKEDPLIQAEDAVVLDNSNLSPDQQLELALGWVAERQN; translated from the coding sequence ATGGATAAGATCACCATCGCCATTGATGGGTATTCTTCATGCGGCAAAAGCACACTTGCCAAACAACTCGCTGCCAAACTCAATTACACGTATGTAGATAGCGGTGCGATGTATCGCGCTATGGCGCTGTTTGCCATAGAACATGGTTTGGCAACAAAAGAATATGTGGATAAAGACAGCCTCGTTCTAGAGCTCAACAACATCGATATTGACCTGAATTACGATTCAAATACCAAAAGAGTAACCACGTTTTTGAACGGAAAAAACGTGGAAGAGGAAATACGAAGTATGCGTGTTTCTGAGGTAGTCAGTTTTGTAAGTGTCATCAAAGAAGTGCGCGCCAAGCTGCGTTCGCTCCAGCAGGAATTGGGTAAACGCGGTGGTGTGGTTATGGACGGCCGCGATATTGGAACAGCCGTTTTTCCGCATGCCGAACTCAAGATTTTCATGACGGCTTCGCCAGACGTGCGAGCCCAACGCAGATTCGATGAGCTGAAAGCCAATGGCAAAGACGTTTCGTTGGAAGAAGTTCGAAACAACCTTCTTTCTCGTGATCAGGAAGATACCAGCAGAAAGGAAGACCCACTGATTCAGGCAGAAGATGCTGTGGTTCTAGACAACTCCAATCTATCTCCTGATCAGCAATTGGAATTGGCTTTGGGGTGGGTTGCTGAAAGGCAGAATTAA